One Malassezia vespertilionis chromosome 6, complete sequence genomic window, CACGGAGTGCTTGCGCCTTGCCATTATtcttgggcggcgccggTGCCTGCGGTGCATTTTTGATCATCAATTTGATGCGCATTGCTCCCGTATGCTCGACAGCTGCTGGCCCACTTACTTCGTCGGCTGCTTGGGGCGCTGTTCGCTCAACAGGCAAGCGAGACTCTTCTGCTGGCTTGAACAAGAGCTCTGCAAGGTGCAACAAGGCGCTTCGCACTAGCGGCTGGTCGCGTGCAGTGCTAAACGCCGCTAGAAATCCTTCCCGCACAGACGCAGAGCGCCCGatctcgcggcgcaagaaACGGATCATGCTGTCGTAAAATGCGTCTTCTTCGGCGCGCAGTATATCCTGCTTTCCCACGATATCCATTGGTGTTTCGTTCTCGCcttcctgcagcgcatccagaggctctgtgcgctgctttgaGTAGCCTAACTCTCCCGTACTGATCGCCACAGCGAGTGCGTCGCAGAGACCGCGCGCGATGTGTAACTTGACCCTGTCGTTTTCATCGGAGGTAAGCACGGAAAAGTAGTAACGCGCAAGAACCTTGTGCTGCAGGCCATGTAGCAACAGCAAGGCGTTGAATGCGCCAATGCGCACAGGGGTAAAGTTGCCCTCGCGGGTATATTCCATAAAGAGGTTCAAATTAATCGGACGCAGGTTTGCGAACGtaagcgcaagctggaaaTCCATGCTCGCGAGCGAGACGACATTGTGGAAAGAAGGAACGAGTCTGTCAAGCTCTTGGAGACGCTCTACCTCCTGCACTGCTTTCTCGCGCAATGCCAATTCTTCGGCGCTGTACACATCGTCTACGCCTGGCGTGCGCACAGAAAGCGTACCGATGTCAGCAGGAATCAGTGCACTTGCCAGCGCATTAATAATGCTCGCGACATAATAGTCGTCCACAAACTTGTTCGTGGAGTTGTCGTTGTATTTCAACAGGTTGATCAAGAAGCGCTGTACAATTGGAAGCACCTTTCCGTGCTGGTCGCGAACACGCGCGATGGCATGGAtcaatgcgcggcgcacaaagTAATCCGCCTTGTCGCTGTAATCGTTGGGCTTTGGAATGCACGGTGCATCAAGCGCAGTGTTGCCCGGCCCATACGGCAAATCAAAGCAGTAGCTTGTGCGGAAGAGCATCAAAAGGTGGAAGAGGCCTAGGAGCTCCAAGTGCGGAAGGGCACAGTTTGCAAGACCGAGTGCAGCTTCGGCACGAATCCGATAAAAGTATTTGGTCACCAGCACGGTACGCGTAAGCATACTGCTTGTAATCAAGCTCGGCATTTGGCTGAGTGCAGTGACGGCAGTGAGCTGTGCAACTACATCGCGATCGCGCTGAAGTTGCGAAACCCACATGTAGTCTGGCTGCTCGAATTGGATTTGTGCCATCCATTCAAAATCGGCGTCCAGCCGGATCCATTCGTACGGTGCGGTGGCCATGATtgcctcgtcctcctcggTCCAGTCTGCGACCTTCCACCGTTTgcgctcttcctcgtcttcCCACATGCCCAGTCCAAAGCCCAGGTCGATCATGCCGATGGCCTCTGCAGCGTCTTCGTcgcctgctgctgctgctgctgccgccgcttggcgcgcttgaaaACGTTTGGTattgcggcgcacacgtTTGTACTTTGTATTGAAAGGCACGTCGTAGCGCTGGTGCTCGTTCTTGATATCTAACACGTGTTCGTACGGCGTGCCATCCGCCTCGTGAATCCGCACAGTCATTTGCCCTTCCCACAGCGGCACTGGGTTAGACAGAAGCGCGTTTTCGGGTGACTGCTGCGCATAGATGTACGCGGGCGATTCCTGCCGCACATGCATTTCTATCAAGAGCTTCTTGCGGTTGAAGGTGGCAGTGCAGATGAACCTGGGGCATCCGCTGCCATTGATCCATTGGTCAACAAAGAGGCGCAGATCGGCGCCGCTCACCTTTTTGCAAGTGCGCAAGAATCCGTGCGTGCCCAGCGCAATGTTGCTCATTTCCCCTGTGATTGCTTGAAGGAACACTTTTGGGATAACACGTCCGAGACCCAAAGAAGCGCCCATTTTACACAGGCGTCTGTCCAAGAGGTAGAGCACGAGCGGTGCCTTTAAATTGAAAAATGgaagcagctgctcgtccgGCGGCTCGTCTCGCCCCACCTGGTACAGCGGCGGCATCCCAATGTCCCATGCACACAGACGATCGCAGTCTTTCTTCATGCGAAAGCGGTAATCATTATTCCCAAGCAAGCGCCGGAGGAACATGGAGGCGAGGTGCTGGCTAAGGCCATGAATTAGCCATGTATCTGCCCACGTCTTTTGAATAATGTTGATCCCCACCCACTGGAACGCGACGGCATTGCTCAAAATATGGCGGTTCTCAAATGCTTGATCGATCACCGAAGCAGGATGCAGCAAATCACTGGAGCACACGGCCAGCGTCGAGGCCGTATTGCAATCGACCAGCGTATTGTCCACAAACACCATCTTGAACGAGTTGAACGGAAACGAGCCGTACTCGCTCGATATGTACTCGATGGCTTGCCATGTGAAGCCAACTGtattgcgcagctcatGCTCATGCTCCGGCAAACAAAATGCGAGCACTTCGCATGTGTCCGCATCTGTGTTCTTGGGCGAAATGCGTTCCAGGACAAACGGCCCCGCGCAAAATGCAATGTGCTGCACAGAGGTCGCGACTGCCTGCGTATAGTAAAAGATAGACTTTTCGGGGTTGTGAGGGTGTACGGCGTGCTCGGTAAGTTCGCCCGAGCAGATGACGTAGACTTGCGTCCCAcgcgcctcttcctcctcttcctcgtctggatcaagcgctgcggtgcgcagcgcatcatcTGTCGTATCGATGCGTCGCGGCACGACAAATTCGAGCTCCCAAGTACACCGATCCCAGAGCGTATCTACACAAGGAACCCAACACCGCGCACTGTCCGGCCCAGTGGGACGCGTATACATGTGGGGCACGCGATAAGGCGCATCGTTAGTCGGAAGCACGGTTTGCATCGCTTCGTGCACATCGTCCACCATGTAGTCAATATGGACGACGATCGGCGCAAACCCCTCTTCGCCGCCCTGCTCGCCGTGAAGCACTTCTGGGCGCACGGCGTCGGGAAGCTGAATGCACAGCTCTCCTTGCGCCATCTGGCTCATAGACGAGTATATCGCACGCTTTACGTGTGGATACGCATGTACATCTGTCATAGcatgcgacgcaagcgtgTCCAAGTATTCAAACGAAGCTTGGTGGCCGTTGCAATCGACGCGCGCTATttttgcacggcgcgcattGAGGTaaatgtgccgcagcgccgcagatgTGGGGTTAATGGTAAGCTCCGTATACCCAGCAGCCACACCACGAAAAGCAAGCTCTAGCGCGACCTTTTGGTGCGCCAGCGTAAAGCCTCGGTCGGGCAGCATGGTCGGAacaagctgcgtgcgcacgccgacaAACGAAAAATCACGTGCCTTCAACGCGCGCTCGTTGGCCATGCCcgacgaggacggcgcagcggagTCGGTGGGGACCACGTCCGTCTTCCCCCCCCCTCCCATTGTATGGCATGCCTTCACAGAAGCGAATGTGTTATGGAGCCGGATATT contains:
- a CDS encoding uncharacterized protein (EggNog:ENOG503NWBS; TransMembrane:1 (o1749-1776i); COG:K; BUSCO:EOG09260289; MEROPS:MER0026493): MLPDRGFTLAHQKVALELAFRGVAAGYTELTINPTSAALRHIYLNARRAKIARVDCNGHQASFEYLDTLASHAMTDVHAYPHVKRAIYSSMSQMAQGELCIQLPDAVRPEVLHGEQGGEEGFAPIVVHIDYMVDDVHEAMQTVLPTNDAPYRVPHMYTRPTGPDSARCWVPCVDTLWDRCTWELEFVVPRRIDTTDDALRTAALDPDEEEEEEARGTQVYVICSGELTEHAVHPHNPEKSIFYYTQAVATSVQHIAFCAGPFVLERISPKNTDADTCEVLAFCLPEHEHELRNTVGFTWQAIEYISSEYGSFPFNSFKMVFVDNTLVDCNTASTLAVCSSDLLHPASVIDQAFENRHILSNAVAFQWVGINIIQKTWADTWLIHGLSQHLASMFLRRLLGNNDYRFRMKKDCDRLCAWDIGMPPLYQVGRDEPPDEQLLPFFNLKAPLVLYLLDRRLCKMGASLGLGRVIPKVFLQAITGEMSNIALGTHGFLRTCKKVSGADLRLFVDQWINGSGCPRFICTATFNRKKLLIEMHVRQESPAYIYAQQSPENALLSNPVPLWEGQMTVRIHEADGTPYEHVLDIKNEHQRYDVPFNTKYKRVRRNTKRFQARQAAAAAAAAGDEDAAEAIGMIDLGFGLGMWEDEEERKRWKVADWTEEDEAIMATAPYEWIRLDADFEWMAQIQFEQPDYMWVSQLQRDRDVVAQLTAVTALSQMPSLITSSMLTRTVLVTKYFYRIRAEAALGLANCALPHLELLGLFHLLMLFRTSYCFDLPYGPGNTALDAPCIPKPNDYSDKADYFVRRALIHAIARVRDQHGKVLPIVQRFLINLLKYNDNSTNKFVDDYYVASIINALASALIPADIGTLSVRTPGVDDVYSAEELALREKAVQEVERLQELDRLVPSFHNVVSLASMDFQLALTFANLRPINLNLFMEYTREGNFTPVRIGAFNALLLLHGLQHKVLARYYFSVLTSDENDRVKLHIARGLCDALAVAISTGELGYSKQRTEPLDALQEGENETPMDIVGKQDILRAEEDAFYDSMIRFLRREIGRSASVREGFLAAFSTARDQPLVRSALLHLAELLFKPAEESRLPVERTAPQAADEVSGPAAVEHTGAMRIKLMIKNAPQAPAPPKNNGKAQALRVVLPKAPKPKKVNPGLALGMTSSDLTACRNCINKLLDNPHCDPFIRPVDPVRDEAPDYFEVIKEPMDLSSVSNKLESGQYKDRFAFKDDVELIFKNAKTYTPDPKAWIHYEASRSESTFRRTWNRITKTLELAAARAAVRQAEQDADAKTMDEAEDAADDSPDEEAAPKRVLKIKGGAKAEASADATKRRTIKLSIGGKRATESQDMQETEVKRPKADTAKTLTSPAAAAEAESVATDVPLAGEMDVPLQMKKVRAVLQAIKKTKEAAIFLRPIDPVLDGAPTYYDEIKHPMDLGTMERKLNEGAYNVMGDFAADMRCMLANCRQFNPPGTIPAQMEAAVARIWRREWSRAMVRKLDHKDKRAFQAMISRLKQQPSSALFLYAVDPVALGIPHYFDVVPKENARDLTLIGEKLRADKYESIDALDADIRLMLTNAYTFNAHDARVVEVIQAFERVYNSEIHSLQRSGFAGAEVPELEVAVTYPDSPSSLVSNGMLNRVVFSVVEVNEAGRNAVIESITGAFLNPSKKDGHKSRVLRNRLSLANQGEPMQIPYDFYSEVKPEEVEIEFRFNLEDADAKKHNVLVHQGMVTVVEPKHSLLDIELLLVFILIASVVGGIIYLIYPSVIVPLLKRNNYLPRKDFRPKPVARSSGADNIEEWLPQKQNKKKK